From Mustelus asterias chromosome 5, sMusAst1.hap1.1, whole genome shotgun sequence, a single genomic window includes:
- the LOC144494049 gene encoding histone H4 encodes MSGRGKGGKGLGKGGAKRHRKVLRDNIQGITKPAIRRLARRGGVKRISGLIYEETRGVLKVFLENVIRDAVTYTEHAKRKTVTAMDVVYALKRQGRTLYGFGG; translated from the coding sequence ATGTCTGGCAGAGGAAAAGGAGGCAAAGGACTGGGGAAAGGCGGAGCAAAGCGGCACCGCAAAGTGCTTCGTGATAACATCCAGGGCATCACCAAGCCAGCCATCCGCCGCCTGGCTCGCCGTGGCGGGGTCAAGCGGATCTCGGGCTTGATCTACGAGGAGACCCGCGGGGTGCTGAAGGTTTTCCTGGAGAATGTGATCAGGGATGCGGTCACCTACACCGAGCACGCCAAGCGCAAGACGGTCACCgccatggatgtggtgtacgCTCTGAAACGCCAGGGCCGCACTCTCTATGGATTCGGCGGCTGA
- the LOC144494050 gene encoding histone H1-like — translation MSDSAAAETAPPAAATGKTAKKKKAAAPRKKATGPSLGDLILQIVAESKDRTGISAAAIKKELRSKGVNVEKRVALIRQSLRRNVENGKLIQLRGTGASGSYRIAQKTAERKTVKKVKLGAARKTPVKKAVAKKATKKPATKKPAAKKPAAKKPAAKKTVKKTTKKATTPKKSVKKVTPKKKIVVKKVAKGKTSKAKPKAAAAKSKKAGKK, via the coding sequence ATGAGCGACAGTGCAGCCGCCGAAACGGCTCCTCCAGCCGCCGCCACAGGCAAGACAGCCAAGAAGAAGAAGGCAGCGGCTCCCCGGAAGAAAGCAACAGGTCCCAGTCTGGGCGATCTGATCCTCCAGATCGTGGCGGAAAGCAAGGATCGCACGGGGATCTCCGCTGCCGCCATCAAGAAGGAGCTGCGGAGCaaaggggtgaatgtggagaaACGGGTGGCTCTGATCAGGCAAAGTTTAAGGAGGAATGTGGAAAATGGAAAGCTGATTCAGCTCCGTGGTACTGGCGCCTCCGGCTCCTACAGAATCGCTCAGAAAACAGCAGAGCGGAAAACTGTAAAGAAGGTAAAGTTAGGAGCGGCCAGGAAAACCCCAGTGAAGAAAGCGGTGGCCAAGAAAGCAACAAAGAAACCAGCAACAAAGAAACCAGCAGCCAAGAAACCAGCAGCCAAGAAACCAGCAGCCAAGAAAACAGTCAAGAAAACAACCAAGAAGGCGACAACACCAAAAAAGAGCGTGAAGAAAGTGACACCCAAGAAAAAGATTGTTGTGAAGAAGGTCGCGAAGGGAAAGACATCAAAGGCCAAACCCAAAGCGGCTGCAGCAAAATCTaagaaagcaggaaagaagtGA